One window from the genome of Pelodictyon luteolum DSM 273 encodes:
- a CDS encoding peptidylprolyl isomerase — MAASYIIKTSLGDIQISLYDDTPQHRDNFMKLVGEQYYDGIRFHRVIEGFMIQTGDPLSRHDDKRMLHGTGGPSYKVPAEISHPNKKGTLAAARDNNPQKASSGSQFYINQADNDFLDGQYTVFGVVESGIEVVDSIAAVNTDPNDNPLKPVTIETIVEAPKA, encoded by the coding sequence ATGGCAGCATCCTACATCATCAAGACCAGCCTCGGGGACATTCAGATCAGCCTGTATGACGATACCCCGCAGCACCGAGACAACTTCATGAAACTCGTTGGTGAACAATACTACGACGGCATCCGATTCCACCGCGTCATTGAAGGGTTCATGATACAGACCGGCGACCCCCTCTCCCGCCATGACGACAAGCGTATGCTGCACGGCACCGGCGGACCATCCTACAAAGTCCCGGCCGAAATCAGCCACCCCAATAAAAAAGGAACCCTTGCCGCCGCCCGGGACAACAACCCCCAGAAGGCGTCTTCAGGCAGCCAGTTCTACATCAACCAGGCTGACAACGACTTCCTTGACGGACAGTACACCGTGTTCGGAGTGGTGGAATCAGGCATTGAGGTTGTTGACAGCATCGCCGCCGTCAATACCGACCCCAACGACAACCCGCTGAAGCCGGTCACCATCGAAACAA
- a CDS encoding tetratricopeptide repeat protein yields the protein MNDNDIQPIRTEEKKTAVDNLLYFAIRYKNLIAGALILILIGGAAIFFWTERQASRENEAAPMMAAAAMAFDRGDFQRAIDGTEKEPGLKTIAEQYNGTPSGEMAELLLANAYYAIGKPKDALKAFDAASPVSPDLAAAAIAGKASCQSDLQQYDAAAKSFLSASEKAENNALKAQYLMAAADCRLGAGDTEKAGELFGQVVDRYPGSSGARAAQQALWKISGMQEVSNK from the coding sequence ATGAACGATAACGACATACAGCCAATCCGCACCGAAGAAAAAAAGACCGCGGTCGACAACCTCCTCTACTTCGCCATCCGCTACAAGAACCTCATTGCTGGAGCTCTTATCCTGATCCTCATCGGAGGCGCCGCCATCTTCTTCTGGACAGAGCGGCAGGCCTCGAGGGAAAACGAGGCTGCGCCGATGATGGCTGCTGCTGCCATGGCCTTCGATCGGGGCGATTTCCAGAGAGCCATCGATGGCACAGAGAAAGAACCCGGACTGAAAACCATCGCGGAACAGTACAACGGCACTCCCAGCGGTGAAATGGCAGAGCTGCTGCTCGCCAACGCATACTACGCAATTGGAAAGCCCAAGGATGCACTGAAAGCTTTCGATGCCGCATCACCAGTGAGCCCAGACCTCGCGGCAGCAGCTATTGCCGGCAAAGCATCCTGCCAGAGCGACCTGCAGCAGTATGACGCCGCAGCAAAAAGCTTTCTCTCCGCATCGGAAAAAGCAGAAAACAATGCACTCAAAGCCCAGTACCTTATGGCTGCCGCAGACTGCCGTCTTGGCGCCGGGGATACTGAAAAAGCCGGCGAACTCTTCGGGCAGGTCGTCGACCGTTACCCCGGTTCGTCGGGAGCCAGAGCAGCGCAGCAGGCTCTCTGGAAGATTTCAGGAATGCAAGAGGTCTCCAACAAGTAA